CTGTTCTTTCCTGCAACGACTTCCCGCCGCACTGGCGGATCGAGAGAGTTTGCATGCCCCGACGACGCGAAGTTCCGAAGCGCGAAGTGCTGCCCGATCCGAAGTACTCCGACCGAATGGTCGGACGCTTCGTCAACGTACTGATGTACGACGGCAAGAAGAGCACCGCCGAGCAGATCATCTACGGCGCATTCGAAGTGATCGAGTCGAAGACCCGGAACGACCCGCTGGCGATGTTCCGCCGCGCGATCGAGAACGTGCGCCCGCGCGTCGAGGTGAAGTCGCGCCGCGTGGGTGGCGCCACCTATCAGGTGCCGATCGAGGTTCGGCCGGAGCGCGCGTCTTCGCTCGCGATGC
This sequence is a window from Myxococcota bacterium. Protein-coding genes within it:
- the rpsG gene encoding 30S ribosomal protein S7 → MPRRREVPKREVLPDPKYSDRMVGRFVNVLMYDGKKSTAEQIIYGAFEVIESKTRNDPLAMFRRAIENVRPRVEVKSRRVGGATYQVPIEVRPERASSLAMRWLKDYARSRAGKSMREKLADEIIDAANERGEAVKKREDTHRMAEANKAFSHYRW